In one Diabrotica virgifera virgifera chromosome 5, PGI_DIABVI_V3a genomic region, the following are encoded:
- the LOC126885337 gene encoding zinc finger BED domain-containing protein 4-like — MSKSNYSEIWTYFTPICDAERAKCKLCNKEYSRKGRTTTAMRNHLKAMHKTEFSKLEECEKRKQDASKSLEQASSSHQIKSFMKQISFQECVDKTKQWDNNSAKSLEVDNFISEMVALEDLPFRFVESVGFVRLIKHLCPSYNLKSRQYFTSFICDKLFCKVSEKILQLLKSFEKLSFTTDIWSDTCSGVSLLSLTCHGITKEFERKMIVLKAEVFNEGRHTGENIAHKLEDILSFWEIPKDKVKCVVRDAGANMKKGVNLLNVEHIDCASHKIQNVLKAGMKAQETVVSAITKCKKMATHFHHSTSAQDELTSIQKRLNQKPLKTIQECTTRWNSTFYMLERILQVKESLCLYASANNKIPQLASDEWMIIEKLIGLLRPFEEITKELSASDVSISSVIPLITTLEKVVHDLDSSDEHIGDTITVLKDELIRKFSGLENEILFSTATFIDPRYKSKFFKNTSTKERVIEHILDLLGDSQTDISCNSSYPNAKRIKLNQSEDHETRNSLSLKEKMSLLMDTSDSEDDMPLLSFQNPVHLLIRKTLTEYSLEKRVAGDVDPLTWWKVNKGRNTYLKTLKMTRNRAENSSWMGFEKDKLRLIYSI, encoded by the exons ATGAGTAAATCAAATTATAGTGAAATATGGACTTATTTCACACCAATTTGCGATGCTGAACGAGCTAAGTGCAAGCTGTGTAATAAAGAATACTCAAGGAAAGGAAGAACTACAACGGCCATGAGAAATCATTTAAAGGCAATGCATAAAACCGAGTTTTCCAAATTGGAAGAGTGTGAAAAACGAAAACAAGATGCATCTAAATCACTTGAGCAGGCATCATCTTCGCatcaaataaaatcatttatgAAACAAATATCGTTTCAAGAATGTGTGGATAAAACAAAACAGTGGGATAATAATTCTGCTAAGTCATTGGAAGTGGATAATTTTATAAGTGAAATGGTTGCGTTGGAGGACTTGCCATTTCGTTTCGTGGAAAGTGTTGGTTTCGTAAGACTTATCAAGCATTTGTGTCCGTCTTATAATTTAAAATCGCGTCAGTATTTTACTTCATTTATCTGCGATAAATTATTTTGCAAAGTAAGTGAGAAAATACTTCAATTATTGAAGTCGTTCGAAAAATTATCATTTACTACCGACATTTGGTCTGATACCTGTTCTGGAGTTTCGCTGCTGAGTTTAACTTGTCATGGGATCACAAAAGAATTTGAAAGGAAAATGATAGTGTTAAAAGCAGAAGTATTCAATGAAGGCCGCCACACCGGAGAAAATATTGCTCACAAACTTGAAGACATCTTGTCGTTTTGGGAAATACCTAAAGATAAAGTGAAATGTGTAGTTCGCGATGCAGGTGCTAACATGAAAAAAGGTGTTAACTTATTAAATGTTGAACATATTGACTGTGCTTCTCACAAGATTCAAAACGTATTAAAAGCAGGAATGAAAGCTCAAGAAACTGTTGTGTCTGCCATAACAAAATGTAAAAAGATGGCAACTCATTTTCATCATTCGACCAGTGCCCAAGATGAGTTGACTAGTATACAAAAAAGGCTTAATCAAAAACCACTGAAGACTATACAAGAATGTACTACTAGGTGGAACAGCACTTTTTATATGTTGGAGCGTATTTTACAAGTCAAAGAGTCGTTATGTCTGTACGCATCGGCAAATAATAAAATTCCCCAATTGGCTTCTGACGAGTGGATGATTATTGAAAAACTTATCGGTTTACTAAGACCATTTGAAGAAATAACCAAAGAGTTAAGTGCTAGCGATGTTTCTATTTCTTCTGTGATTCCCTTAATCACCACTCTAGAAAAAGTTGTTCATGATCTTGATTCTTCCGATGAGCACATTGGTGATACGATTACTGTCTTGAAAGACGAGCTCATTCGCAAGTTTTCAGGTTTAGAGAATGAAATATTGTTTTCCACGGCGACCTTCATTGACCCAagatataaatcaaaattttttaaaaatacgtcGACTAAAGAGCGTGTCATAGAGCATATTTTGGATTTGCTGGGAGACAGCCAAACCGACATATCTTGCAATTCATCTTACCCGAATGCAAAGCGTATCAAATTAAATCAATCTGAAGATCACGAAACTCGCAACAGTCTGTCTCTAAAAGAAAAGATGAGTTTACTGATGGATACAAGTGATAGTGAAGACGACATGCCTCTTCTTAGTTTTCAAAACCCTGTCCATCTTTTAATCCGTAAAACTCTCACTGAATACTCATTGGAAAAACGCGTGGCAGGTGACGTCGACCCTCTAACATGGTGGAAAGTTAACAAGGGAAG gaatacatatttaaaaactttaaaaatgacAAGAAACAGAGCAGAAAATTCAAG TTGGATGGGCTTCGAAAAGGACAAACTAAGGTTAATATATAGTATATAG